The Arcobacter sp. LA11 genome includes a region encoding these proteins:
- a CDS encoding M48 family metallopeptidase — protein sequence MKKHSIYLLTLSVFLTGCAKHHTPIQKSHSYTKKYSYLSEKKYNYLSKEEIKKICNITHEKIMSVNKICTDEDKIQKITSIAHKLLSTLNNYNIKDWEIIVLEKKEINAVCLADGKIFINSGIFRAAQNDGQIAAVLAHEISHVLLNHGEQKIKRSSISNKMQIAGTVIAGIFNPLLIIPFITVSEGAKYSVLSHYYQEEENEADENSLVLLKNAGYDLNETVKLWNNMKMINTKRAKTNASTHLSYNERIIQLKYMINQMKKKEKKDL from the coding sequence ATGAAAAAACATAGTATTTATTTATTAACTTTAAGCGTTTTTCTTACGGGATGTGCAAAGCATCATACACCAATACAGAAAAGCCATAGCTACACAAAAAAGTATAGTTATCTTTCAGAAAAAAAATATAATTATCTTTCAAAAGAAGAGATAAAAAAAATATGTAACATTACACATGAGAAGATAATGTCTGTAAATAAAATCTGCACAGATGAAGATAAAATACAAAAAATCACAAGTATTGCTCATAAACTTTTATCAACTCTTAATAATTATAATATAAAAGACTGGGAAATAATTGTATTAGAAAAAAAAGAAATTAATGCAGTATGTTTAGCTGATGGAAAGATATTTATAAATAGTGGTATTTTTAGAGCAGCTCAAAATGATGGACAAATTGCAGCAGTTTTAGCTCATGAAATTTCACATGTTCTATTAAATCATGGGGAACAGAAAATAAAAAGAAGTTCTATTTCAAATAAAATGCAAATAGCAGGAACTGTAATTGCAGGTATTTTTAATCCATTATTAATCATACCATTTATAACAGTTTCCGAAGGAGCCAAGTATTCTGTTTTATCACATTATTATCAAGAAGAAGAAAATGAAGCAGATGAAAATAGCTTAGTATTATTAAAAAATGCTGGATATGATTTAAATGAAACTGTTAAATTATGGAATAACATGAAAATGATAAATACTAAAAGAGCTAAAACTAATGCTTCTACTCATCTAAGTTATAATGAAAGAAT